A single region of the Montipora capricornis isolate CH-2021 chromosome 13, ASM3666992v2, whole genome shotgun sequence genome encodes:
- the LOC138029627 gene encoding uncharacterized protein, with protein MEQFDSRALDTAPTPPTMWYRYVDDTMAKIHENAVDSFLEHLNSIDQHIQFISEQEKDGRIPFLDTCVSINQDGSTKISVYRKPTHTDEYLNFQSNDHLQHKRAVVNTLMLRAQTLVTENDDRTRETQHVKQALKMNNYPEWMLTIPHPNSTTEDTEEPQNEKKIYASTPYIKGISERLQRAFKSHEVTLIHKPVNSLISQLVRVKDTTVNLKKCGTVYQIHCEKCNKEYVGETARSLEIRVKEHQ; from the coding sequence ATGGAACAGTTCGACAGCAGAGCTCTGGACACCGCCCCCACCCCTCCAACTATGTGGTATCGATATGTTGATGACACGATGGCCAAGATTCACGAAAACGCCGTCGATTCCTTCTTAGAACATCTAAACTCCATTGACCAACATATCCAGTTCATTTCGGAACAAGAAAAGgatggcaggattcctttcCTTGATACCTGTGTGAGTATTAACCAAGATGGTTCTACCAAGATCTCCGTGTACCGCAAACCTACGCACACGGACGAGTACCTAAACTTCCAATCAAACGATCATCTACAACACAAAAGAGCTGTGGTTAACACCCTGATGTTGAGAGCTCAGACCTTGGTTACGGAAAACGATGACAGAACTAGAGAAACACAGCACGTCAAGCAAGctctaaaaatgaataactatCCAGAATGGATGCTAACAATACCACATCCAAATTCTACAACAGAAGATACCGAAGAGcctcaaaacgagaagaaaatctatgcatcaacgccatacatcaaaggaatctcggaacgcctgcaaagagctttcaagtcacACGAGGTTACACTTATTCATAAACCCGTCAATTCTCTAATATCACAATTGGTACGCGTCAAGgacacaactgtcaatctcaagaaatgcggtactgtgtaccagattcattgtgagaagtgtaacaaggagtacgttggcgaaacggcccGCTCTCTGGAAATCAGAGTGAAAGAACACCAATAa